Within the Chloroflexota bacterium genome, the region TCAATATCCCCGATACAGTGGGCTATACCACGCCCGAAGAGTTTGGCACACTAATTGCCGGGATTATGAAGCATACGCCGGGGATTGAAAATGCGGTTGTGTCGGTGCATTGTCATGACGATCTGGGTTTGGCAACCGCCAACGCGCTGGCAGGTATTCAGGCTGGGGCACGTCAGGCCGAAGTAACCATGAACGGGATTGGTGAGCGCGCCGGTAATACATCGCTTGAAGAGGTGGTTATGGCGCTAAAAACCCGCCACCCGGTTTATAACCTGGAAACTGGCATTGACACTACGCAGATCACGCGCATCAGTCGCATGGTTTCAAATTACACCGGAATGCCGGTGCAGCCCAACAAAGCGATTGTTGGGGCGAACGCCTTTGCCCACGAAGCCGGAATTCATCAGGATGGGATGCTCAAAAATAACAGCACCTATGAGATCATGAAACCCGAAACGGTGGGCTTGCACCGCTCTCGCCTGGTGTTAGGCAAACATTCGGGTCGCCATGCCTTGCGTGTGCGTCTCGAAGAATTAGGCTATGGATTGGAAGGCGAAGAACTGGATCGTGCGTTCCAAAGTTTTAAGGAATTGGCCGATAAGAAGAAAACCATCACGGATGCCGATTTGGAAGCTTTGGTGGAAGATCTGCTGGACCGCGTCAGCGAAATCTACAGCCTGGATGGTTTGCAGGTGGCGTGCGGGACGATTGGGTTGCCAACCGCTACCGTGCGTTTACTTGGCCCCGATGGTGAGTTGCACATACAAGCCGCCATTGGCACCGGCCCCGTGGATGCGGCTTATAAAGCCGTTGATGAGATAATAAAGGTTCCGAATACCCTGCTGGAATTCAATATTCACGCCGTGACCGAGGGAATTGACGCTATGGGTGAAGTTACTGTGCGCCTGAAAGCGAAGAACGGTTCTGTCCCGCGGCGCACATCCCCCCAAAGCGGGCGCACCCGTGCGCGCACATTTGGCGGATACGGCGCGGATACCGACATTATCACCGCCAGCGTCAAAGCTTATTTGGCCGCAGTAAATAAACTGCTGGCTGCCCGTGAGCGTTCGGAAGTGTTTGAAGCGGTTATCAGCCAGCCAGTATAGCGAATTAATTTTTTGTGTATCCTGTGAGCATGTCTTTATTGATGATTTAGGAGAAGAAACATGGCCGAAAAGAAAAAAGCCCCCCGTGAAAACGCCTTTGAAAAGTTCCCTCAACCGCGCACTTTCCCATCTCAGTGGGATATGTCGGGGATGATGGCTGCCGAGGGCCCCCAACAAGATGCCGATGCTGAAGACCGCATGGAAACCTTCCCTGAGCCGCGTACCATCCCTGCTAAATGGGATGTCTCGGGATTAAAAAAATAGGCTGGTTTGTTCGTATGAATCAATTCAGCCACCCCAAAACTCT harbors:
- a CDS encoding 2-isopropylmalate synthase — protein: MNDNPNYVRIFDTTLRDGEQSPGATLTSVEKLEIARGLARLGVDIIEAGFPAASPDDFEGVRRIAVEVGNPPEGVDEPDYCVPTICGLARATQKDIDAAWGAIQSAQKPRIHTFLATSPIHMQYKLRMDPEEVVDQVREMVAYAKTLCDDVEFSPEDAGRSDPEFLYLVLGEAIKAGATTLNIPDTVGYTTPEEFGTLIAGIMKHTPGIENAVVSVHCHDDLGLATANALAGIQAGARQAEVTMNGIGERAGNTSLEEVVMALKTRHPVYNLETGIDTTQITRISRMVSNYTGMPVQPNKAIVGANAFAHEAGIHQDGMLKNNSTYEIMKPETVGLHRSRLVLGKHSGRHALRVRLEELGYGLEGEELDRAFQSFKELADKKKTITDADLEALVEDLLDRVSEIYSLDGLQVACGTIGLPTATVRLLGPDGELHIQAAIGTGPVDAAYKAVDEIIKVPNTLLEFNIHAVTEGIDAMGEVTVRLKAKNGSVPRRTSPQSGRTRARTFGGYGADTDIITASVKAYLAAVNKLLAARERSEVFEAVISQPV